CAGGGACCGGCTTGGTAAGGAAAGCAGTAATTTTACCGCGGTTGATCGCATCAATTGTCATGTGCAAATCAGCGTAGCCAGTTAACAGGATGCGTTGGATGTTTCTGTCAATCGCAATGATCCTGGAAAAAAGATCAATCCCGGTCATTACCGGCATTCGATAATCGGCGATTACTACCGCGAAGGGGCCCTGGTTCTCAATAATTTTTAATGCCTGCACCGGGTCCTTGGTTGTTACCACATCAAAATAGCCGTGCGTCACCCGGCGCAGGGAGGCCAGATAACGCTCATCGTCGTCGACGATTAAAATCCGATAACTTTGCATTTTACTAGTCATCGTCTCACCTACAGTCACTACTCTAAACAATCATTATACTATATTTAGGAAAACTTTTCTTCCTTCTTTCGACATATTTTTCAAAATGATTTGAAATACCTATTATTATAGGTTTATCATCCCGGTAAATAATTTTTACCATGTATATCTTATTCAGGATGTTTCTTACGATTTTGTACGTTAATCTGATAATATACCTTTTTCAGGACACTGCGCGACAGGCAGATAATCATATTTGTGAGAATCCAGGTTTGAAAAAATAACCTGAATATAAAAAGAAAAAGGGGAGACTTTGATCAGATGAAACGTATACCTATTGGGACGCAGCTTAGCGCTATATTCGGATTTACCCTGTTGTTGCTAACCATTTTACTGGGAGTAACAATCTATGAGTTTTATAGTGTAAGCAATGCCTATCAAGAGCTGCTTGCCGGGCCGGTTCCACGCAGCCTGGCCCTGCAAAAGGCTCAAGACAATTTTCATCAAGGATTGAGTGAACTTCGCGGTTATGTCAGTTATGGGGACGAAGCTTTCGGGGCCAACGCTGTAAAGGAACTTAGCGCCACCACCGAGGCAATCGAGCGTTTTACCGCGCACGTAACCGTAGCGGAAAGCAGGCAAATAGGCGAGAAATTGCAGGTTGCTCTTAAATCTTATCTTATCACTGTCAAGCAGGTGATCGCCGCTAAAAAGAGCAACGATTCCAATGTTAGCGTCTTATTGTCAGAAGCTCAAAAAGGTACAGTTACTATTGACAAGCTGTTTAATGCAATATTGCTGGCGCAGGAAAATGCTCTCAAGCAAATCGTCAATGGGCTTAGCGCCAGACAGTCTTTAGTGTTTACAATAGTCATTGGCGCCAACGTGCTAGGTATTCTCATCGTAATCGGCGTCCTGATTTGGTTCAGCCGCAACCTGGCGGGCCGAATCAATCATTTGCGGGAAGAACTTATCACCATTAGCAATTTGGACCTTTCCCAGGCTGACAACCGCATTGAACGCAATGATGAAATCGGCGACATGGCCCAAGCGCTCCTCAATATGAAGCGGGCCCTGAGGGGAATCGTCGGGCAGGTAAGAACCAACGCCAATGTATTGGCCGCTTCCAGTGAAGAGCTCACTTCGGCTGTGGAAGAACAACTGCGGGTCTCGCATACAGTTGCCAAAACTGTGGGAGAGATCGCAGACGGCTCAGTGCAAACCACCAACAACATCACCGAGATATCCTCCGTGGTCCAGGAAGTGACCGCCGGGGCCGAAGAAATGAGCGCCGGCGCCAATGAAGTAAATGCACTGACCAAGAATGCGGTAACTGATGCCAGCCAGGGCATGCAGCTCATACAGGAAGTGGTTGCTCAGAACAATACAATAGAAGAGTCGATGGGGAATATAACCACGGTATCCAGCTCCCTGGTGAAGGGTTCGGCTGACATCCAGGAGATCGTCACTGTCATCCGCAATATTGCCGGCCAGACCAATCTACTGGCCCTGAACGCCGCCATTGAAGCTGCCCGGGCCGGCGATGCCGGGAGGGGGTTTGCGGTAGTAGCCGATGAAGTGCGTAAATTGGCTGAGCAGAGCGCTTCGGCTACCAATCACATCGAGGAAATCATCCGAAAAATGACTGCTGATATTCAATTTTCCGTGGATGTCGTCAATAGGGCAAACTCTGAAGTCACGGCGGGGAAAACCGCTGCCGTCAAAACCCAGCAAGGGTTCCAGGCCATTATCGATAAGCTGGAGCAGGTAAAGACAGGAATAGACCAGATGAACCGAGCAGTGGAAGAAACGGCGACAGGCATGCAGACTGTTGTGCACAATGTTCAGAGTATGAGTGCTGTGGCGCAACAAACCAGCGCCAGCACCCAAACCGTGGCAGCTGCAGCCGAAGAGCAAAACGCCAGCCTCGCTGAAGTCAACTCCAATGCCGAAGCACTGGCTACTCTGGCGACGGAACTGAATGAGATCACAAAGAAGTTTATAATGTAATATTTTCCAGAAGAAGGAATATGACCTCCCGGGTAGAAGTTTGCAGCTGGGGTGAAATAGTGCAGCAGAGGAACTGTTGCCGGCATCGCTTTCGCTGTAAGCTTAATCTATTACGGAGAGAGGTAGTTGGCATGAACAGGAGTAACGGAGGCTACGGATGGCGCCAATATAGCCTCGCTGCATCTGCTGTCCGTCCGTATGCTGCTGGTGGCGCATACAGATCATGATAGCCGTTCCTCGTTATCCGGAAGGTCTTCCCATGCTGTCCTATGGATCTTTTCTTTTCATTGGAATCCTGCTGGTTTTGTTCGTTTGTTTATATTATGAGATTTCCCGGCGCAGGCGAATCCACAAGAGGCTGAAGAGCCTGGAAGCAGAGTTGGCCGGAAGTAGTCAGAAACTGGCCGCGGCGCTGCAAATCATCCATCAACTCCAGGCCCGGCTGCTGCAACAGGAACAATTAGCCGGCATTGGACAATTGGCGGCCGGGATTGTTCATGAAATTAATACTCCCCTGGCGTATGTCTCGAATAATATGGAGATATTGGAGAAGTATTTCATTACTTTGGGCACTCTATCCGCCAGGTATCGGGCATGGCGGATGACCCTTGGCGGTACGGCGGAGGAAATGGTTCGTGAGATGGAAGGACTGGAGAAAAATTTGGATCTGGAGTATATTCTCAGGGATATTCCGGATTTGCTTGAAGATACCAACGCCGGTCTGCAGCAAATAAATAACATCGTCCGGGAAATGCGTCTTTTTTCACGGGTTGACTGCCAGCGGTCTTTTGAACGTTATGATATTAACCGGGGGTTGGAAAGTATCCTCCGGGTGGTCCATGCCCAGATGGCCTCTCATGCCGCTGTTGAGAAGGATCTTCAGCCGGTTCCGGCCATTCAGGCGGTAGGCGGGGAAATCAACCAGGTACTCTTAAATCTCGTGATCAATGCTCTGCAGGCCATCAGGGGAAAGGGTCCTGAGCCGGGCAAGATCCGGGTGTCCACCTGGCAGGACGGAGCATTCGTGTATTGTACC
This genomic window from Acetonema longum DSM 6540 contains:
- a CDS encoding LuxR C-terminal-related transcriptional regulator — encoded protein: MTSKMQSYRILIVDDDERYLASLRRVTHGYFDVVTTKDPVQALKIIENQGPFAVVIADYRMPVMTGIDLFSRIIAIDRNIQRILLTGYADLHMTIDAINRGKITAFLTKPVPAVSLRSVVLEAIMGYRQNQTGTFLEKILTTEFAAKLYAPLSVKEREVLHLLAKGFSNAEISKELTISVGTVKTHLNNLYCKLNVNSRAKAVAKGIEFGLIKTEEK
- a CDS encoding methyl-accepting chemotaxis protein, which produces MKRIPIGTQLSAIFGFTLLLLTILLGVTIYEFYSVSNAYQELLAGPVPRSLALQKAQDNFHQGLSELRGYVSYGDEAFGANAVKELSATTEAIERFTAHVTVAESRQIGEKLQVALKSYLITVKQVIAAKKSNDSNVSVLLSEAQKGTVTIDKLFNAILLAQENALKQIVNGLSARQSLVFTIVIGANVLGILIVIGVLIWFSRNLAGRINHLREELITISNLDLSQADNRIERNDEIGDMAQALLNMKRALRGIVGQVRTNANVLAASSEELTSAVEEQLRVSHTVAKTVGEIADGSVQTTNNITEISSVVQEVTAGAEEMSAGANEVNALTKNAVTDASQGMQLIQEVVAQNNTIEESMGNITTVSSSLVKGSADIQEIVTVIRNIAGQTNLLALNAAIEAARAGDAGRGFAVVADEVRKLAEQSASATNHIEEIIRKMTADIQFSVDVVNRANSEVTAGKTAAVKTQQGFQAIIDKLEQVKTGIDQMNRAVEETATGMQTVVHNVQSMSAVAQQTSASTQTVAAAAEEQNASLAEVNSNAEALATLATELNEITKKFIM
- a CDS encoding sensor histidine kinase — encoded protein: MIAVPRYPEGLPMLSYGSFLFIGILLVLFVCLYYEISRRRRIHKRLKSLEAELAGSSQKLAAALQIIHQLQARLLQQEQLAGIGQLAAGIVHEINTPLAYVSNNMEILEKYFITLGTLSARYRAWRMTLGGTAEEMVREMEGLEKNLDLEYILRDIPDLLEDTNAGLQQINNIVREMRLFSRVDCQRSFERYDINRGLESILRVVHAQMASHAAVEKDLQPVPAIQAVGGEINQVLLNLVINALQAIRGKGPEPGKIRVSTWQDGAFVYCTVEDNGIGIPEENLNSIFNPFFTTKPVGQGTGLGLSISYEIIVKRHHGEIMVESIPGEVTKFILRLPVTQNQH